One part of the Arabidopsis thaliana chromosome 4, partial sequence genome encodes these proteins:
- a CDS encoding NAD(P)-binding Rossmann-fold superfamily protein (NAD(P)-binding Rossmann-fold superfamily protein; FUNCTIONS IN: coenzyme binding, binding, cinnamoyl-CoA reductase activity, catalytic activity; INVOLVED IN: lignin biosynthetic process, cellular metabolic process, metabolic process; LOCATED IN: cellular_component unknown; EXPRESSED IN: 23 plant structures; EXPRESSED DURING: 13 growth stages; CONTAINS InterPro DOMAIN/s: NAD-dependent epimerase/dehydratase (InterPro:IPR001509), NAD(P)-binding domain (InterPro:IPR016040); BEST Arabidopsis thaliana protein match is: NAD(P)-binding Rossmann-fold superfamily protein (TAIR:AT2G23910.1); Has 3688 Blast hits to 3683 proteins in 622 species: Archae - 2; Bacteria - 557; Metazoa - 88; Fungi - 385; Plants - 2025; Viruses - 0; Other Eukaryotes - 631 (source: NCBI BLink).), with amino-acid sequence MDHDKSTSCCCVLDASTYVGFWILKKLLSRGYSVHAAIRRNGESEIEEMIREMETTEERLVVYDVDVLDYQSILVSLKTCNVVFCCLDSPEGYDEKEVDLEVRGAINVVEACGRTESIEKIVFSSSLTASIWRDNIGTQKDVDEKCWSDQDFCRSKKLWHALAKMLSEKAAWALAMDRRLNMVSINPGLVVGPSVAQHNARPTMSYLKGAAQMYENGVLAYVDVKFLADVHIRAFEDVSACGRYFCFNQIVNTEEEALKLVESLSPLIPMPPRYENEMHGSEVYEERLRNNKLSKLVEAGSAC; translated from the exons ATGGATCACGACAAGTCTACTTCTTGTTGCTGCGTTCTTGATGCTTCCACTTATGTTGGTTTCTGGATTCTCAAGAAATTGCTTAGCAGAGGATACTCTGTTCACGCAGCGATTCGTAGAAACG GGGAGAGTGAAATTGAGGAGATGATCAGAGAGATGGAAACAACAGAAGAGAGATTAGTGGTGTACGATGTAGATGTGTTGGATTATCAAAGCATACTTGTCTCTCTCAAGACATGTAACGTTGTCTTCTGTTGCTTAGACAGCCCTGAAGGGTACGAT GAGAAGGAGGTGGATTTGGAAGTGAGAGGAGCGATCAATGTGGTGGAAGCGTGTGGAAGAACAGAGAGTATAGAGAAgattgtgttttcttcttcattaacaGCTTCAATTTGGAGAGACAACATTGGAACTCAAAAGGATGTTGATGAGAAGTGTTGGAGTGACCAAGACTTCTGTCGCAGCAAGAAg TTGTGGCATGCACTGGCAAAGATGTTGTCGGAGAAAGCAGCTTGGGCATTAGCCATGGACCGTAGGCTCAACATGGTCTCTATCAACCCTGGTCTTGTCGTCGGACCATCTGTCGCACAACACAACGCTAGGCCCACCATGTCATACCTTAAAG GAGCTGCACAAATGTATGAGAATGGTGTGTTAGCTTATGTAGACGTTAAGTTTCTAGCGGACGTTCATATTAGAGCATTCGAGGATGTTTCAGCTTGCGGTCGATACTTCTGCTTCAACCAAATCGTCaacacagaagaagaagctctcaAGCTAGTGGAGAGTTTGTCTCCTTTGATTCCTATGCCACCGAG GTATGAGAATGAGATGCACGGAAGTGAAGTTTACGAAGAAAGATTAAGGAACAACAAATTAAGCAAGCTGGTAGAAGCTGGCTCTGCTTGTTAA
- the TPR1 gene encoding Tetratricopeptide repeat (TPR)-like superfamily protein (Tetratricopeptide repeat (TPR)-like superfamily protein; FUNCTIONS IN: binding; LOCATED IN: cellular_component unknown; EXPRESSED IN: 23 plant structures; EXPRESSED DURING: 13 growth stages; CONTAINS InterPro DOMAIN/s: Tetratricopeptide TPR-1 (InterPro:IPR001440), Tetratricopeptide-like helical (InterPro:IPR011990), Tetratricopeptide repeat-containing (InterPro:IPR013026), Tetratricopeptide repeat (InterPro:IPR019734); BEST Arabidopsis thaliana protein match is: tetratricopetide-repeat thioredoxin-like 4 (TAIR:AT3G58620.1); Has 13751 Blast hits to 10343 proteins in 715 species: Archae - 525; Bacteria - 2944; Metazoa - 4001; Fungi - 1378; Plants - 1744; Viruses - 24; Other Eukaryotes - 3135 (source: NCBI BLink).), whose protein sequence is MVLIESSESEDEILIKNEPKPASSSSPQPTETKQVDGDDSDGFETASEREISDEEGEEDGTKNDAVTSQEEPQHSEKKEEQIELMSEGEAIVDDGSNKEKALAEANEAKAEGNKLFVNGLYEEALSKYAFALELVQELPESIELRSICYLNRGVCFLKLGKCEETIKECTKALELNPTYNKALVRRAEAHEKLEHFEDAVTDLKKILELDPSNDQARKGIRRLEPLAAEKREKMKEEAITKLKEMGNSILGRFGMSVDNFKAVKDPNTGSYSLSFQN, encoded by the exons ATGGTACTGATCGAATCAAGTGAGAGTGAAGACGAGATCCTCATCAAAAACGAACCAAAGCCAGCGTCTTCATCCTCACCGCAACCCACGGAGACGAAACAAGTCGACGGAGATGATTCCGATGGGTTCGAAACTGCCAGCGAACGTGAAATTAgcgatgaagaaggagaggaagatGGTACCAAAAATGACGCCGTCACGAGTCAGGAGGAACCACAGCACtcggagaagaaggaagagcaGATTGAGCTAATGAGTGAAGGAGAAGCCATAGTCGACGACGGATCAAACAAG gAGAAAGCTTTGGCAGAAGCAAATGAGGCTAAAGCGGAAGGAAATAAACTGTTCGTTAATGGCCTTTATGAAGAAGCATTGTCAAAGTATGCTTTTGCTTTAGAGCTTGTTCAGGAGTTACCTGAGTCTATAGAGCTTCGATCCATATGCTATTTAAACAGAGGTGTATGTTTCCTCAAATTG GGTAAATGTGAAGAAACAATCAAGGAATGCACAAAAGCCTTAGAGCTAAATCCTACCTACAATAAGGCCTTGGTTCGAAGGGCTGAAGCACACGAGAAACTTGAACACTTCGAAGATGCTGTCACGG ACCTGAAGAAGATCTTAGAACTTGATCCTTCAAATGATCAAGCTAGGAAAGGGATTCGACGTCTTGAACCTCTTGCTGCTGAGAAGCgagaaaagatgaaagaagaagctataa CTAAGCTGAAGGAGATGGGAAACTCGATTTTGGGTCGATTTGGAATGAGTGTGGACAACTTTAAGGCGGTTAAAGATCCCAACACTGGCTCctactctctttctttccaaaaCTAG
- the TPR1 gene encoding Tetratricopeptide repeat (TPR)-like superfamily protein (Tetratricopeptide repeat (TPR)-like superfamily protein; FUNCTIONS IN: binding; LOCATED IN: cellular_component unknown; EXPRESSED IN: 23 plant structures; EXPRESSED DURING: 13 growth stages; CONTAINS InterPro DOMAIN/s: Tetratricopeptide TPR-1 (InterPro:IPR001440), Tetratricopeptide-like helical (InterPro:IPR011990), Tetratricopeptide repeat-containing (InterPro:IPR013026), Tetratricopeptide repeat (InterPro:IPR019734); BEST Arabidopsis thaliana protein match is: tetratricopetide-repeat thioredoxin-like 4 (TAIR:AT3G58620.1); Has 7022 Blast hits to 5881 proteins in 426 species: Archae - 96; Bacteria - 637; Metazoa - 2797; Fungi - 861; Plants - 1268; Viruses - 25; Other Eukaryotes - 1338 (source: NCBI BLink).), whose translation MVLIESSESEDEILIKNEPKPASSSSPQPTETKQVDGDDSDGFETASEREISDEEGEEDGTKNDAVTSQEEPQHSEKKEEQIELMSEGEAIVDDGSNKEKALAEANEAKAEGNKLFVNGLYEEALSKYAFALELVQELPESIELRSICYLNRGVCFLKLGKCEETIKECTKALELNPTYNKALVRRAEAHEKLEHFEDAVTGLVEEPY comes from the exons ATGGTACTGATCGAATCAAGTGAGAGTGAAGACGAGATCCTCATCAAAAACGAACCAAAGCCAGCGTCTTCATCCTCACCGCAACCCACGGAGACGAAACAAGTCGACGGAGATGATTCCGATGGGTTCGAAACTGCCAGCGAACGTGAAATTAgcgatgaagaaggagaggaagatGGTACCAAAAATGACGCCGTCACGAGTCAGGAGGAACCACAGCACtcggagaagaaggaagagcaGATTGAGCTAATGAGTGAAGGAGAAGCCATAGTCGACGACGGATCAAACAAG gAGAAAGCTTTGGCAGAAGCAAATGAGGCTAAAGCGGAAGGAAATAAACTGTTCGTTAATGGCCTTTATGAAGAAGCATTGTCAAAGTATGCTTTTGCTTTAGAGCTTGTTCAGGAGTTACCTGAGTCTATAGAGCTTCGATCCATATGCTATTTAAACAGAGGTGTATGTTTCCTCAAATTG GGTAAATGTGAAGAAACAATCAAGGAATGCACAAAAGCCTTAGAGCTAAATCCTACCTACAATAAGGCCTTGGTTCGAAGGGCTGAAGCACACGAGAAACTTGAACACTTCGAAGATGCTGTCACGG GTTTAGTGGAAGAGCCATACTGA
- the TPR1 gene encoding Tetratricopeptide repeat (TPR)-like superfamily protein (Tetratricopeptide repeat (TPR)-like superfamily protein; FUNCTIONS IN: binding; LOCATED IN: cellular_component unknown; EXPRESSED IN: 23 plant structures; EXPRESSED DURING: 13 growth stages; CONTAINS InterPro DOMAIN/s: Tetratricopeptide-like helical (InterPro:IPR011990); Has 35333 Blast hits to 34131 proteins in 2444 species: Archae - 798; Bacteria - 22429; Metazoa - 974; Fungi - 991; Plants - 531; Viruses - 0; Other Eukaryotes - 9610 (source: NCBI BLink).) → MVLIESSESEDEILIKNEPKPASSSSPQPTETKQVDGDDSDGFETASEREISDEEGEEDGTKNDAVTSQEEPQHSEKKEEQIELMSEGEAIVDDGSNKEKALAEANEAKAEGNKLFVNGLYEEALSKYAFALELVQELPESIELRSICYLNRGVCFLKLVW, encoded by the exons ATGGTACTGATCGAATCAAGTGAGAGTGAAGACGAGATCCTCATCAAAAACGAACCAAAGCCAGCGTCTTCATCCTCACCGCAACCCACGGAGACGAAACAAGTCGACGGAGATGATTCCGATGGGTTCGAAACTGCCAGCGAACGTGAAATTAgcgatgaagaaggagaggaagatGGTACCAAAAATGACGCCGTCACGAGTCAGGAGGAACCACAGCACtcggagaagaaggaagagcaGATTGAGCTAATGAGTGAAGGAGAAGCCATAGTCGACGACGGATCAAACAAG gAGAAAGCTTTGGCAGAAGCAAATGAGGCTAAAGCGGAAGGAAATAAACTGTTCGTTAATGGCCTTTATGAAGAAGCATTGTCAAAGTATGCTTTTGCTTTAGAGCTTGTTCAGGAGTTACCTGAGTCTATAGAGCTTCGATCCATATGCTATTTAAACAGAGGTGTATGTTTCCTCAAATTGGTAT GGTAA
- a CDS encoding AFG1-like ATPase family protein (AFG1-like ATPase family protein; FUNCTIONS IN: ATPase activity, ATP binding; INVOLVED IN: biological_process unknown; EXPRESSED IN: 23 plant structures; EXPRESSED DURING: 15 growth stages; CONTAINS InterPro DOMAIN/s: ATPase, AFG1-like (InterPro:IPR005654); BEST Arabidopsis thaliana protein match is: AFG1-like ATPase family protein (TAIR:AT4G28070.2); Has 30201 Blast hits to 17322 proteins in 780 species: Archae - 12; Bacteria - 1396; Metazoa - 17338; Fungi - 3422; Plants - 5037; Viruses - 0; Other Eukaryotes - 2996 (source: NCBI BLink).): MRPIIRLSSLSRIRWALRNNQERYSSTFYSKSRKLLIGVNQNQALLNTNTDNSSLYSRSSIFRGLSAEAVEAADPATTRVTVSDVNRTGPLVEYERRISNGELMTGDICQISALRELQRLYDELVDSVDTCRLDRYNTSDKSSRSRWFWSRLMPQTSYSPVKGLYLYGGVGTGKTMLMDLFFDQLPCTWKKQRIHFHDFMLSVHSRLQKHKGLSDPLEVVAQEIAHDAILLCLDEFMVTDVADALILNRLFGHLFSNGVILVATSNRNPDKLYEGGLQRDLFLPFISSLKERSVVHEIGSAVDYRKLTSAEQGFYFIGKDLSTLLKQKFRQLIGDNVVARPQVVEVVMGRKLQIPLGANGCAYFPFEELCDRPLGAADYFGLFKKFHTLALDEIPVFGLHNRTAAYRFVTLVDVMYENRARLLCTAEANPQELLEKIITISEAKSMGPRTSSRSRKNDVTELCVDNELGFAKDRTISRLTEMNSKEYLEHHAITHNL; encoded by the exons ATGAGACCAATCATTAGGTTATCATCTCTCAGTAGAATTAGATGGGCTCTAAGGAACAATCAAGAACGTTATTCTTCAACTTTCTACTCCAAAAGCCGCAAACTTTTGATCGGtgtcaatcaaaatcaagctCTGCTGAATACAAACACTGATAATTCAAGTTTGTATTCAAGGTCAAGTATCTTTAGAGGCTTATCAGCAGAAGCAGTAGAAGCAGCTGATCCTGCTACTACTAGGGTCACCGTCTcag ATGTGAATAGAACAGGTCCTCTTGTTGAGTATGAGAGAAGAATCAGTAATGGTGAACTCATGACTGGTGATATCTGCCAA ATTAGTGCATTGAGAGAGCTTCAGAGACTATATGATGAGCTTGTGGATTCAGTAGATACATGTCGTTTAGATCGGTATAATACTTCTGATAAATCCTCAAG AAGTCGTTGGTTTTGGTCTCGGCTCATGCCACAGACTTCTTACTCACCCGTCAAAGGATTATACCTTTATGGAGGTGTAGGTACAGGAAAAACCATGTTGATGGACTTATTCTTTGATCAACT GCCTTGTACttggaagaagcagaggataCATTTCCATGATTTCATGTTGAGTGTTCATAGCCGCTTGCAA AAGCACAAGGGTTTATCAGATCCACTTGAAGTTGTTGCCCAAGAGATAGCTCATGATGCAATCTTACTATGTCTAGATGAGTTCATG GTAACTGATGTTGCAGATGCTCTAATACTAAACCGACTCTTTGGACATCTGTTTAGCAATGGTGTT attCTTGTTGCTACATCGAATCGGAATCCTGATAAACTCTATGAAGGAGGACTCCAAAGAGATCTGTTCCTACCTTTCATTTCTTCATTGAAG GAACGAAGTGTGGTTCATGAGATCGGTTCAGCGGTTGATTACCGGAAACTAACTTCG GCTGAGCAAGGATTCTACTTCATTGGTAAAGATCTTTCGACCCTTTTGAAACAGAAGTTCCGACAATTGATTGGAGACAATGTTGTTGCCCGTCCACAGGTAGTAGAAGTGGTGATGGGAAGAAAATTACAG ATTCCATTAGGTGCCAATGGATGTGCATACTTTCCTTTTGAAGAGCTATGTGACCGACCTCTTGGAGCTGCGGATTACTTCGGTTTGTTCA AGAAGTTTCATACTCTTGCCTTGGACGAAATTCCAGTGTTTGGGCTTCATAACCGTACTGCTGCATATAGATTCGTCACGCTAGTCGAT GTAATGTATGAGAACAGAGCGAGGTTGTTGTGTACAGCTGAAGCAAATCCTCAAGAACTTTTGGAAAAGATTATAACAATCTCAGAGGCGAAATCGATGGGTCCAAGAACAtcatcaagatcaagaaagaaCGATGTTACTGAGCTCTGCGTGGATAACGAATTAGGTTTCGCAAAAGACAGAACCATCAGTAG ATTAACAGAAATGAACAGCAAAGAATACTTGGAGCACCATGCCATAACACACAATCTGTAA
- a CDS encoding transmembrane protein (DUF788) (Protein of unknown function (DUF788); CONTAINS InterPro DOMAIN/s: Protein of unknown function DUF788 (InterPro:IPR008506); BEST Arabidopsis thaliana protein match is: Protein of unknown function (DUF788) (TAIR:AT2G23940.1); Has 30201 Blast hits to 17322 proteins in 780 species: Archae - 12; Bacteria - 1396; Metazoa - 17338; Fungi - 3422; Plants - 5037; Viruses - 0; Other Eukaryotes - 2996 (source: NCBI BLink).), translating into MANQGAKKRKDENARHMAKLRLIMILCNILYVLVRVIISHSSHTWKNWIGLVLTSLGYGIPYKLLHQMAKPSVSDAGELLDGGFDMSTPGMCGYLHDVLYITCFVQVGSIISGKFWYAYLVIPAFGAYKASGLIKGLLSHGSEGGVEDEKTRKKREKMERKASRGQVVKTRSR; encoded by the exons ATGGCGAATCAAGGagcaaagaagaggaaagatgAGAACGCTCGACACATGGCTAAGCTCCGTCTCATTATGATCCTTTGCAAC ATTTTGTATGTCCTAGTGAGGGTTATAATTTCGCATTCAAGTCATACCTGGAAAAATTGGATTGGTCTTGTGTTAACATCGTTAGGTTACGGGATTCCATAtaagcttcttcatcaaatgGCAAAGCCTAGTGTTAGTGATGCTGGTGAACTTCTTGATGGTGGATTTGACATGAGCACTCCTGGAATGTGTGG ATATTTGCATGATGTACTCTACATCACCTGCTTTGTGCAGGTCGGATCTATCATCTCTGGAAAGTTTTGGTACGCGTATTTAGTG atcCCTGCATTTGGAGCATACAAAGCTTCTGGTCTTATTAAGGGACTATTGTCACATGGTTCAGAG GGAGGTGTTGAGGATGAGAAGACTCGCAAAAAGAGggagaagatggagagaaaAGCTTCTAGAGGACAAGTCGTTAAGACAAGATCTCGATGA
- the ATG18B gene encoding autophagy 18 B-like protein (homolog of yeast autophagy 18 (ATG18) B (G18B); CONTAINS InterPro DOMAIN/s: WD40 repeat-like-containing domain (InterPro:IPR011046), WD40 repeat (InterPro:IPR001680), WD40/YVTN repeat-like-containing domain (InterPro:IPR015943), WD40 repeat, subgroup (InterPro:IPR019781); BEST Arabidopsis thaliana protein match is: Transducin/WD40 repeat-like superfamily protein (TAIR:AT3G62770.1); Has 1228 Blast hits to 1183 proteins in 223 species: Archae - 0; Bacteria - 2; Metazoa - 531; Fungi - 398; Plants - 152; Viruses - 2; Other Eukaryotes - 143 (source: NCBI BLink).): MANLSSLPSPIYCVSFNQDNSGFAISWKDSFKIFDSTTGRLCYERAAGAFVIVEMLYSSDLLAIVGAGEQASLSPRRLCLFKTTTGLPLRELNFLTSILAVRMNKKRLVVVLLEKTFVYDLNTLVMLDTIDTVPNPKGLSAFSPSLEGCYLAVPASTTKGSVLVYNVMDLQSHSEIDAHRSPLAAIALSSNGMYIATGSEQGTLIRVHLVSEATKSYSFRRGTYPSTIYSLSFGPSTQLPDILIATSSSGSIHAFSLSLAINQRSKRSTSFLGSVLPDSVSDALDPAHHHVLQNAVSSGIRSYAVVRKIDKLEGTSSPSHFTSLRATVSVITYNGYFQEYTLSINNKNESLWTLEREFNLFSITTG, translated from the exons ATGGCGAATCTgtcctctcttccttctcctatCTATTGTGTTTCTTTCAATCAAGATAACAG TGGTTTTGCGATAAGTTGGAAAGATTCCTTCAAAATATTCGATTCCACTACAGGCAGACTCTGCTATGAACGAG ctGCTGGAGCCTTTGTTATTGTTGAGATGTTGTATAGCTCAGATCTACTTGCAATTGTTGGAGCTGGTGAACAG gcTTCTCTATCCCCACGGCGTCTTTGTTTGTTCAAGACCACAACGGGTTTACCTCTTAGGgaattgaattttttaacTTCTATACTCGCTGTTCGTATGAACAAGAAAAG ACTTGTTGTTGTGCTGCTAGAGAAAACATTCGTTTACGACTTGAATACTCTTGTCATGCTTGATACTATCGACACCGTGCCAAATCCAAAAG GTCTATCTGCATTCTCTCCATCTCTTGAAGGCTGCTACTTAGCTGTTCCAGCTAGTACGACGAAAGGATCTGTTTTGGTGTATAACGTCATGGATTTGCAGTCTCATAGTGAG ATTGATGCACATCGTTCTCCATTGGCTGCGATTGCACTGTCTTCAAATGGAATGTACATTGCTACAGGATCTGAGCAAGGAACCTTGATCCGAGTCCATCTTGTTTCAGAAGCAACTAAG TCATATAGTTTCAGGAGAGGAACATACCCATCTACTATATATTCACTGTCTTTTGGACCATCGACACAGCTTCCAGATATATTAATTGCAACTAGTTCTTCAGGCTCCATTCATGCCTTCTCTTTAAGTTTGGCCATAAACCAAAG AAGCAAAAGGTCTACTAGCTTTCTTGGATCGGTTCTTCCCGACAGTGTGAGTGATGCACTAGATCCAGCTCATCATCATGTGCTTCAAAACGCAGTTTCTTCCGGGATTAGAAG TTATGCCGTGGTTAGGAAGATAGACAAACTTGAAGGAACATCATCTCCATCTCATTTTACATCTCTTAG AGCAACGGTATCGGTGATCACTTATAACGGATATTTCCAGGAGTATACGCTAAGTATCAATAACAAGAATGAGTCTCTATGGACACTGGAACGTGAATTCAATCTCTTCTCCATAACCACCGGGTGA
- the ATG18B gene encoding autophagy 18 B-like protein (ARABIDOPSIS THALIANA HOMOLOG OF YEAST AUTOPHAGY 18 (ATG18) B (ATATG18B); CONTAINS InterPro DOMAIN/s: WD40 repeat-like-containing domain (InterPro:IPR011046), WD40 repeat (InterPro:IPR001680), WD40/YVTN repeat-like-containing domain (InterPro:IPR015943), WD40 repeat, subgroup (InterPro:IPR019781); BEST Arabidopsis thaliana protein match is: Transducin/WD40 repeat-like superfamily protein (TAIR:AT3G62770.3); Has 1236 Blast hits to 1191 proteins in 226 species: Archae - 0; Bacteria - 2; Metazoa - 531; Fungi - 404; Plants - 152; Viruses - 2; Other Eukaryotes - 145 (source: NCBI BLink).) produces MLYSSDLLAIVGAGEQASLSPRRLCLFKTTTGLPLRELNFLTSILAVRMNKKRLVVVLLEKTFVYDLNTLVMLDTIDTVPNPKGLSAFSPSLEGCYLAVPASTTKGSVLVYNVMDLQSHSEIDAHRSPLAAIALSSNGMYIATGSEQGTLIRVHLVSEATKSYSFRRGTYPSTIYSLSFGPSTQLPDILIATSSSGSIHAFSLSLAINQRSKRSTSFLGSVLPDSVSDALDPAHHHVLQNAVSSGIRSYAVVRKIDKLEGTSSPSHFTSLRATVSVITYNGYFQEYTLSINNKNESLWTLEREFNLFSITTG; encoded by the exons ATGTTGTATAGCTCAGATCTACTTGCAATTGTTGGAGCTGGTGAACAG gcTTCTCTATCCCCACGGCGTCTTTGTTTGTTCAAGACCACAACGGGTTTACCTCTTAGGgaattgaattttttaacTTCTATACTCGCTGTTCGTATGAACAAGAAAAG ACTTGTTGTTGTGCTGCTAGAGAAAACATTCGTTTACGACTTGAATACTCTTGTCATGCTTGATACTATCGACACCGTGCCAAATCCAAAAG GTCTATCTGCATTCTCTCCATCTCTTGAAGGCTGCTACTTAGCTGTTCCAGCTAGTACGACGAAAGGATCTGTTTTGGTGTATAACGTCATGGATTTGCAGTCTCATAGTGAG ATTGATGCACATCGTTCTCCATTGGCTGCGATTGCACTGTCTTCAAATGGAATGTACATTGCTACAGGATCTGAGCAAGGAACCTTGATCCGAGTCCATCTTGTTTCAGAAGCAACTAAG TCATATAGTTTCAGGAGAGGAACATACCCATCTACTATATATTCACTGTCTTTTGGACCATCGACACAGCTTCCAGATATATTAATTGCAACTAGTTCTTCAGGCTCCATTCATGCCTTCTCTTTAAGTTTGGCCATAAACCAAAG AAGCAAAAGGTCTACTAGCTTTCTTGGATCGGTTCTTCCCGACAGTGTGAGTGATGCACTAGATCCAGCTCATCATCATGTGCTTCAAAACGCAGTTTCTTCCGGGATTAGAAG TTATGCCGTGGTTAGGAAGATAGACAAACTTGAAGGAACATCATCTCCATCTCATTTTACATCTCTTAG AGCAACGGTATCGGTGATCACTTATAACGGATATTTCCAGGAGTATACGCTAAGTATCAATAACAAGAATGAGTCTCTATGGACACTGGAACGTGAATTCAATCTCTTCTCCATAACCACCGGGTGA